Proteins encoded in a region of the Euzebya tangerina genome:
- a CDS encoding FAD-binding protein, which translates to MIPNWAGNHQFSAVAVEQPESMAALRRLVSDARRVRAAGQMHSFSRAADTAGVLVRLDRMGGAVEVDSTRRRARVPAGWTYADVAGALHGAGLALENLASVLHISVAGAVATATHGSGLRRGNLATQVAAVELVLGSGDVVEVDRTDTDGAGVVVALGCLGVVTALTLDVRPTYRVAQRVVQDVPLEALTERLEDVMCCGDSVSLFTTWRQDVVEQVWVKDEVPGEDVGRLDDKDALPGRGLDLLLDMGGTAATTDLDAVGAVAPPHVTAQRGTPGPWHQRLPHFRAAHNPASGAERQSEYMIDLAAGPAAARALRHVGPQLRDALIISEVRVAAADELWLSPMYGRETLCLHFTWNDDDPAVTHATSVVERALEPFEPRPHWGKLSHLDLATVADRYPAIEPMRALRDRLDPDRTFGNTLTDRLL; encoded by the coding sequence ATGATTCCGAACTGGGCCGGCAACCACCAGTTCTCCGCCGTCGCCGTTGAGCAGCCCGAGTCGATGGCGGCCCTCCGGCGGCTGGTGTCGGATGCTCGACGCGTTCGTGCGGCTGGCCAGATGCACTCGTTCAGTCGCGCCGCCGACACCGCCGGCGTGCTGGTGCGTCTGGATCGGATGGGTGGCGCCGTCGAGGTCGACAGCACCCGTCGGCGTGCACGGGTCCCGGCCGGCTGGACCTACGCCGACGTGGCCGGGGCGCTGCACGGAGCCGGCTTGGCCCTGGAGAACCTGGCGTCCGTGCTGCACATCTCGGTCGCCGGTGCCGTCGCCACCGCAACACACGGGTCTGGGCTCCGGCGCGGAAACCTGGCAACGCAGGTCGCCGCGGTGGAACTGGTCCTGGGCAGCGGCGATGTCGTCGAGGTCGATCGGACCGACACCGATGGTGCCGGCGTCGTCGTGGCGCTGGGGTGCCTGGGCGTTGTGACCGCACTGACCTTGGACGTCCGCCCGACCTACCGTGTGGCCCAACGGGTGGTCCAGGACGTGCCACTGGAAGCACTGACGGAACGCCTCGAGGACGTCATGTGCTGCGGGGACAGCGTCAGCCTGTTCACCACCTGGCGGCAGGACGTGGTGGAGCAGGTCTGGGTCAAGGACGAGGTGCCGGGGGAGGACGTCGGGCGCCTCGACGATAAAGACGCGCTGCCCGGCCGCGGCCTGGACCTGCTGCTCGACATGGGCGGCACCGCGGCCACCACCGACCTGGATGCGGTCGGGGCGGTCGCCCCGCCACACGTGACGGCCCAACGGGGGACACCCGGGCCGTGGCATCAGCGGCTGCCGCACTTCCGCGCCGCTCACAACCCAGCCAGTGGTGCGGAGCGCCAGTCCGAGTACATGATCGATCTGGCGGCTGGGCCGGCGGCGGCGCGTGCGCTGCGGCACGTCGGCCCACAGCTGCGAGACGCTCTGATCATCTCCGAGGTCCGGGTCGCGGCCGCCGACGAGTTGTGGCTGAGCCCGATGTACGGCCGTGAGACCCTGTGCCTGCACTTCACGTGGAACGACGACGACCCTGCCGTCACCCACGCCACCAGTGTGGTCGAGCGGGCCCTGGAGCCCTTCGAGCCGCGCCCGCACTGGGGCAAGCTCAGCCACCTGGATCTGGCGACCGTGGCGGACCGATACCCGGCGATCGAGCCGATGCGGGCACTGCGGGACCGGCTGGACCCCGACCGCACCTTCGGCAACACGCTGACCGATCGGCTGCTCTGA
- a CDS encoding flavin-containing monooxygenase codes for MSDTLAAEELGEAERDPTGFLQAWLDRLDAHLTAGEYRAASELFGPDTYWRDMVSFTWNIVTMEGKQQIVEMLEACAADVEPSNWQVEGEATHTDGITEAFITFETKVGRGWGYVRLNGETCWTLLTTLQALTGHEEKTGRDREKGVEHGTVAGRETWKEGLEREREELGYERDPYAVIIGGGQGGIALGARLRRLGVPTIILEKNDRPGDSWRKRYKSLHLHDPVWYDHLPYLPFPDDWPVFAAKDKIGDWLESYTRIMELNYWTNSLVTSASFDEAAGTWTVEVERDGEPVTITTTHLIFATGMSAVPNIPNFDGADRFQGEQQHSSKHPGPERYEGKRVAVVGSNNSAHDIAAALWEHGADVTMIQRSTTHIARSETLMELALGDLYSERAVEAGVTTDRADMLFASIPYRILPELQVPIYEEMAKRDADFYRRLEDAGFMLDFGEDGSGLFVKYLRRGSGYYIDVGASELIADGRVKLATGQVDHLTETAVVLEDGTEIEADLVVYATGYSSMNGWVGQIVSQEMADRVGKVWGMGSDTRKDPGPWEGELRNMWKPTQQPQLWFHGGNLHQSRHYSLFLSLQIKARMEGIDTPVYRLAEVHHTS; via the coding sequence ATGAGCGACACCCTTGCAGCAGAAGAGCTGGGCGAGGCCGAGCGCGACCCGACCGGCTTCCTCCAGGCCTGGTTGGATCGGCTGGACGCACATCTGACCGCCGGGGAGTATCGCGCCGCGTCCGAGTTGTTCGGCCCCGACACGTACTGGCGCGACATGGTGAGCTTCACCTGGAACATCGTGACGATGGAGGGGAAACAGCAGATCGTGGAGATGTTGGAGGCGTGTGCCGCCGACGTCGAGCCGTCCAACTGGCAGGTGGAGGGTGAGGCGACGCACACCGACGGGATCACCGAGGCGTTCATCACCTTCGAGACCAAGGTGGGCCGCGGCTGGGGGTATGTCCGGCTCAACGGGGAGACCTGCTGGACCCTGCTGACCACGCTGCAAGCGCTGACGGGCCACGAGGAGAAGACCGGTCGCGACCGCGAGAAGGGCGTCGAGCACGGCACGGTTGCGGGGCGTGAGACCTGGAAGGAGGGACTCGAGCGCGAGCGGGAGGAGCTCGGCTACGAGCGTGACCCCTATGCCGTGATCATCGGAGGTGGCCAGGGTGGGATCGCCCTCGGGGCACGTCTCCGTCGTCTCGGCGTGCCGACGATCATCCTGGAGAAGAACGACCGGCCCGGTGATTCGTGGCGCAAGCGCTACAAGTCACTCCACCTGCACGACCCGGTCTGGTACGACCACCTGCCCTACCTGCCCTTCCCGGACGACTGGCCGGTGTTCGCTGCCAAGGACAAGATCGGGGACTGGCTCGAGTCCTACACCAGGATCATGGAGCTGAACTACTGGACCAACTCGCTGGTGACCAGCGCCAGCTTCGACGAGGCTGCCGGGACCTGGACGGTGGAGGTCGAGCGCGATGGCGAGCCGGTCACGATCACCACGACACATCTGATCTTCGCCACCGGGATGTCCGCCGTGCCGAACATCCCGAACTTCGACGGGGCGGATCGGTTCCAGGGCGAGCAGCAGCACAGCTCGAAGCACCCGGGTCCGGAGCGCTACGAGGGCAAGAGAGTCGCGGTGGTCGGCTCGAACAACTCGGCGCACGACATCGCCGCAGCCTTGTGGGAGCACGGCGCCGACGTGACGATGATCCAGCGCTCGACCACCCACATCGCCCGGTCGGAGACGCTGATGGAGTTGGCGCTCGGCGACCTGTACTCCGAACGAGCGGTCGAGGCCGGCGTCACCACCGACCGGGCCGACATGCTGTTCGCCTCCATTCCCTACCGCATCCTGCCGGAGCTGCAGGTGCCGATCTATGAGGAGATGGCCAAGCGCGACGCCGACTTCTACAGGCGGTTGGAGGACGCCGGCTTCATGCTGGACTTCGGCGAGGACGGCTCGGGCCTGTTCGTGAAGTACCTGCGGCGCGGGTCCGGCTACTACATCGACGTCGGGGCGTCGGAGCTGATCGCCGACGGTCGCGTGAAGCTGGCAACCGGGCAGGTCGACCACCTGACCGAGACCGCCGTGGTGCTCGAGGACGGCACCGAGATCGAGGCCGACCTCGTGGTGTACGCCACCGGCTACTCCTCCATGAACGGCTGGGTGGGCCAGATCGTGTCCCAGGAGATGGCTGATCGGGTCGGCAAGGTCTGGGGCATGGGCTCGGACACCAGGAAGGATCCGGGGCCGTGGGAGGGTGAGCTCCGCAACATGTGGAAGCCCACCCAGCAGCCGCAGCTGTGGTTCCACGGTGGCAACCTGCATCAGTCCCGGCACTACTCGTTGTTCCTGTCCCTGCAGATCAAGGCACGGATGGAGGGGATCGACACCCCCGTGTACCGCTTGGCGGAGGTGCACCACACCTCCTGA
- a CDS encoding GAF domain-containing protein, whose amino-acid sequence MSTTNLAVDASTDLKSHALTLRREWERVFAGAPGGLASTGDEPPRVRPAVAESWRRMAASGLNPHDLSPERRLTPEALAAARAASPLHRALPVLRRCLGSIAEDAEHILVVSDADGYLLWTEGHGSVLDASEEIQFRPGMLWTEESVGTNAIGTALATEAAVQIFSAEHFLSEQHPWWCSAAPVHSPHNGELLGVIDLSGPQRTAHPHSLALVQVAAALVERELAALPAPQVAGAYLEVMTRHQPQVHLTSGPPVQLSLRHAEALTLLALYPGGLSGDELTLLLYGDQGKRVSTRALMSRIRALTGSLVSNLPYRLAPDVRSDLAGIEGALRRGDVDEAIRLYHHPLLADSEVPAIEVKRREIDQAIRRACRSGGVEQLWRWVQRPAARHDLDSVECFIAAAHPGDPRVAAAQARRDTILEEWGG is encoded by the coding sequence ATGTCCACCACCAACCTGGCCGTCGACGCCTCAACGGACCTGAAGTCCCACGCGCTCACCTTGCGGCGCGAGTGGGAGCGGGTCTTCGCCGGGGCACCTGGTGGTCTGGCGTCGACCGGAGACGAGCCGCCGCGGGTCCGGCCGGCCGTCGCCGAGTCGTGGCGCCGAATGGCCGCGTCGGGACTCAACCCGCACGACCTTAGTCCGGAGCGACGTCTGACGCCCGAGGCCTTGGCGGCTGCCCGAGCGGCCTCACCACTGCACCGCGCGCTGCCCGTGCTGCGACGGTGCCTGGGCAGCATCGCCGAGGATGCCGAGCACATCCTCGTGGTCTCCGATGCCGACGGCTACCTGCTGTGGACCGAGGGGCACGGATCGGTCCTGGACGCCTCAGAGGAGATCCAGTTCCGGCCGGGGATGTTGTGGACGGAGGAGAGCGTCGGAACCAACGCCATCGGCACGGCGCTGGCGACCGAGGCAGCGGTGCAGATCTTCTCCGCCGAACACTTCCTGTCCGAGCAGCATCCGTGGTGGTGCTCAGCCGCGCCGGTCCACTCACCCCACAACGGCGAGCTGCTCGGGGTCATCGATCTCAGCGGGCCCCAGCGGACGGCCCACCCGCACAGCCTGGCGCTGGTCCAGGTCGCGGCTGCGCTGGTCGAACGTGAGCTGGCGGCTCTGCCGGCCCCCCAGGTGGCGGGCGCGTACCTGGAGGTGATGACCCGGCATCAACCGCAGGTGCACCTGACGTCGGGCCCGCCGGTCCAGCTCAGCCTGCGCCACGCCGAGGCTCTGACGCTGTTGGCGTTGTACCCGGGTGGGCTCAGTGGGGATGAGTTGACCCTGCTCCTCTACGGCGACCAGGGCAAGCGGGTCTCGACCCGGGCCCTGATGTCCCGCATCCGGGCGCTGACCGGGTCGCTGGTCTCCAACCTCCCGTACCGGCTGGCACCCGACGTCAGGTCCGACCTGGCCGGGATCGAGGGGGCTCTGCGGCGCGGCGACGTCGACGAAGCCATTCGGCTGTACCACCACCCACTGCTGGCCGACTCCGAGGTGCCCGCCATCGAGGTCAAGCGTCGGGAGATCGACCAGGCGATCCGTCGCGCGTGCCGTTCGGGGGGAGTGGAGCAGCTGTGGCGCTGGGTCCAGCGTCCGGCGGCGCGACATGACCTCGACAGCGTCGAGTGCTTCATCGCCGCCGCACACCCCGGTGATCCTCGTGTCGCGGCGGCGCAGGCACGACGGGACACCATCCTGGAGGAGTGGGGCGGGTAG
- a CDS encoding GNAT family N-acetyltransferase, with translation MADVAVRVADGLDVGEYLTVMEGSGLADRRPYADTNRVGVVLAASSPVVEARTEDGTLVGVARSISDGGFVTFLCDLAVVEAYQDQGIARDMVEATRDACEGTLLVVSAAPDVDPFYDHIGLRRHHSTWYGLPQDLSGFPDPPPIV, from the coding sequence ATGGCCGACGTCGCGGTGAGAGTCGCTGATGGGCTGGACGTGGGGGAGTACCTCACCGTGATGGAGGGGTCAGGTCTGGCCGACCGCCGCCCCTACGCCGACACGAACCGTGTCGGTGTGGTGTTGGCCGCCAGCTCTCCGGTGGTCGAGGCCCGGACCGAGGACGGCACGTTGGTCGGGGTCGCCCGCTCGATCAGCGACGGTGGGTTCGTGACGTTCCTCTGCGACCTCGCGGTCGTGGAGGCGTACCAGGATCAGGGGATCGCGCGGGACATGGTCGAGGCGACCCGGGACGCCTGCGAGGGAACCCTCTTGGTCGTATCCGCCGCCCCTGACGTCGATCCGTTCTACGATCACATCGGCCTTCGCCGCCACCACTCGACCTGGTACGGGCTGCCGCAGGACCTGTCCGGCTTCCCCGACCCGCCGCCGATCGTCTGA
- a CDS encoding DUF4397 domain-containing protein, which translates to MSVPRLFAAILVAVLTAALAIPAIAQEDETSQVSVVHGIPDATVDVYVNGDLTLEDFEPGTVTDELTLPADDYDLAVFAAGADPESDDPVVSADDVAVPGGINASIVANLDADGAPALNVFVNDMSTIDHLQARVAVRHVAAAPAVDVFVDGAATFEDLTNPNEATAEVPEGTYEIAVAVADSPVSEAVIGPVDLDFPGDTLSVVYAIGSAADGTLDALVQTVALGTDGPTDPPTGARETSRLAGDSRIDTAIAISQRQFADGSDVVYLARQDAFADALAGGVLTDGPILLVPNCGQLPAQVGEEINRLEAGDVIALGGTLAICDSILEQAAEA; encoded by the coding sequence GTGTCAGTCCCACGACTGTTCGCAGCCATTCTGGTGGCCGTACTCACCGCCGCCCTCGCCATCCCAGCCATCGCCCAGGAGGACGAGACCTCGCAGGTGAGCGTCGTCCACGGCATCCCCGACGCGACCGTCGACGTCTACGTCAACGGCGACCTGACGCTCGAGGACTTCGAGCCGGGGACCGTCACCGACGAGCTGACCCTGCCCGCCGACGACTACGACCTCGCCGTCTTCGCGGCAGGCGCGGACCCCGAGAGCGATGATCCGGTCGTATCGGCTGACGATGTGGCCGTCCCCGGTGGCATCAACGCCTCGATCGTCGCCAACCTGGACGCCGACGGCGCGCCCGCCCTCAACGTGTTCGTCAACGACATGAGCACCATTGACCACCTGCAGGCCCGTGTCGCCGTCCGCCACGTCGCGGCCGCCCCGGCCGTGGACGTCTTCGTCGACGGCGCCGCAACGTTCGAGGACCTGACCAACCCGAACGAGGCCACCGCCGAGGTTCCCGAGGGTACCTACGAGATCGCCGTCGCCGTCGCCGACAGCCCGGTGTCCGAGGCCGTCATCGGACCGGTGGACCTGGACTTCCCCGGGGACACGCTGAGCGTCGTCTACGCGATCGGCTCGGCGGCTGACGGCACGCTGGACGCGCTGGTGCAGACCGTTGCGCTTGGTACCGATGGCCCGACGGACCCCCCGACGGGGGCTCGCGAGACGAGCCGACTGGCCGGTGACAGCCGGATCGACACCGCCATCGCCATCAGCCAACGCCAGTTCGCCGACGGCTCCGACGTGGTGTACCTGGCCCGTCAGGACGCCTTCGCCGATGCCCTCGCCGGTGGCGTGCTGACCGACGGCCCGATCCTGCTGGTTCCCAACTGCGGCCAGCTCCCCGCCCAGGT
- a CDS encoding Lrp/AsnC family transcriptional regulator has translation MPTGTIPTSFDDPVNAQILRFSEDLIHGFDRYPLERIAAESGVELDTVIERIGAMLRAGTIRRVRQTLLATSLAPGALVAWKVPSEKLKGAFETMFAEDPFSGHVVLRSTDRETRGSEYKLWTTLKVPRPYDMDAHCRYLMTLTGATAYRLLPAKRLFALGVGHVRRRDVEPGDKTPEPGRVLDTKIVDLDERQWRVLIALKREFEPEELRPDIWVPRAAEAGETIEDFAAIAAGLNEQRVIGRFSTFLEHVKKHSDGQQVTRYNALFHWRVPAGEEIRAGKEVGRFHCMTHAYWREGGPEFADVNIMGVSHGTNKDLVLAHKAAIDDHLESVGIPVSYTNVFWGGRSEIKPSEIAPSRYEAWCLEQGLDPRDMMTPDQPTSDD, from the coding sequence ATGCCGACCGGAACCATTCCGACATCCTTCGACGACCCCGTCAATGCGCAGATCCTGCGGTTCTCCGAGGATCTCATCCACGGGTTCGACCGGTACCCCCTGGAGCGGATCGCCGCGGAGAGCGGTGTCGAGCTCGACACGGTGATCGAGCGGATCGGTGCCATGCTGCGGGCCGGCACCATCCGCCGGGTCCGCCAGACGCTGCTGGCCACGAGCCTTGCGCCGGGGGCACTGGTGGCGTGGAAGGTCCCGTCGGAGAAGCTGAAGGGTGCCTTCGAGACGATGTTCGCCGAGGATCCGTTCAGCGGGCACGTGGTGCTGCGCAGCACGGACCGGGAGACGCGGGGGAGCGAGTACAAGCTGTGGACGACCCTGAAGGTGCCGCGGCCCTACGACATGGATGCCCACTGCCGGTACCTGATGACCCTGACCGGCGCCACGGCCTATCGGCTGCTGCCCGCCAAGCGGCTGTTCGCCCTCGGGGTCGGGCACGTGCGTCGGCGGGACGTCGAGCCGGGGGACAAGACCCCGGAGCCGGGCCGGGTGCTGGACACCAAGATCGTCGACCTGGACGAGCGGCAGTGGCGGGTTCTCATCGCGCTGAAGCGGGAGTTCGAGCCCGAGGAGTTGCGGCCCGACATCTGGGTGCCGCGAGCCGCTGAGGCCGGGGAGACGATCGAGGACTTCGCCGCCATCGCGGCCGGGCTGAACGAGCAGCGTGTCATCGGCCGGTTCTCCACCTTCCTCGAGCACGTCAAGAAGCACAGCGACGGCCAGCAGGTGACGCGCTACAACGCGCTGTTCCACTGGCGGGTCCCGGCGGGGGAGGAGATTCGCGCTGGGAAGGAGGTCGGCCGGTTCCACTGCATGACCCACGCGTACTGGCGCGAGGGCGGCCCGGAGTTCGCTGACGTCAACATCATGGGGGTGAGCCACGGCACCAACAAGGACCTCGTGCTGGCGCACAAGGCGGCCATCGATGACCACCTGGAGTCCGTCGGCATCCCGGTGAGCTACACCAACGTCTTCTGGGGCGGCCGCAGCGAGATCAAGCCCTCCGAGATCGCGCCCAGCCGCTACGAGGCATGGTGCCTGGAGCAGGGCCTGGACCCACGCGACATGATGACCCCGGACCAGCCGACGTCCGACGACTAG
- a CDS encoding ClpP family protease: protein MTTSLGVDTALNHQLADQRILWLDDELDQQRGNRICAQLLLLSATDHQADITLWINSPGGSVPAMLAIRDVMRLIPNDVATLAMGMAASAGQFLLSAGTPGKRFALPHAWILLHQGSAGIGGVAQDVAIQAEHLRHTRDVVVDLIAADTGQPAEQVEADSRRDRWFTAEEAVAYGFVDRVLADSEDVRAASVTARPVGLVRR, encoded by the coding sequence ATGACCACATCCCTCGGCGTCGACACGGCGCTCAACCATCAGTTGGCCGACCAGCGGATCCTGTGGTTGGACGACGAGTTGGACCAGCAGCGGGGCAATCGGATCTGCGCCCAGCTGCTGTTGCTCTCGGCCACCGACCACCAGGCCGACATCACCCTGTGGATCAACTCTCCGGGCGGGTCGGTCCCGGCCATGTTGGCCATCCGCGACGTGATGCGGCTGATCCCCAACGACGTGGCCACCCTGGCCATGGGCATGGCCGCGAGCGCCGGGCAGTTCCTGCTGTCCGCCGGTACCCCGGGCAAGCGGTTCGCGCTGCCCCACGCCTGGATCCTGCTGCACCAGGGCTCGGCCGGGATCGGTGGCGTCGCCCAGGATGTGGCGATTCAGGCCGAACACCTGCGCCACACCCGCGACGTCGTGGTCGACCTGATCGCCGCCGACACCGGACAGCCAGCGGAGCAGGTGGAGGCTGACTCGCGACGTGACCGCTGGTTCACGGCCGAGGAGGCGGTGGCGTACGGCTTCGTCGACCGCGTGTTGGCCGATTCGGAGGACGTCCGAGCCGCCTCGGTCACGGCGCGGCCGGTGGGGTTGGTGCGGCGATGA
- a CDS encoding CBS domain-containing protein: protein MAQTVQSIMNTKGDGVVTITPAATLGKAAALLAEHNIGAVVVSRDGDSVDGILSERDIVRRFARDEGVATASVSVAETMTKDVHTTGPDASVESLMQTMTNHRIRHVPVIKGGMLVGIVSIGDVVKNRIGALELEAESLKEYVAGNTY, encoded by the coding sequence ATGGCACAGACCGTCCAGTCGATCATGAACACCAAGGGGGACGGCGTCGTGACCATCACGCCGGCTGCCACCTTGGGCAAGGCCGCAGCCCTGCTCGCCGAACACAACATCGGTGCCGTGGTGGTCAGTCGGGACGGCGACTCGGTTGACGGGATCCTGAGTGAGCGTGACATCGTCCGGCGATTCGCGCGGGACGAGGGCGTCGCGACCGCCTCGGTGTCCGTGGCCGAGACGATGACCAAGGACGTCCACACCACCGGACCGGACGCCTCGGTCGAGAGCCTGATGCAGACCATGACCAATCACCGCATCCGGCACGTCCCCGTCATCAAGGGCGGGATGCTCGTGGGGATCGTCAGCATCGGTGACGTCGTGAAGAACCGGATCGGTGCCCTCGAGTTGGAAGCCGAGTCGCTGAAGGAGTACGTGGCAGGCAACACCTACTAG
- the tpx gene encoding thiol peroxidase encodes MADITLGGNPVHTNGDLPAQGQPAPGFTLTKSDMTPLTLDDLAGQNVLLNIFPSVDTGVCAQSVRTFNERAADLENTTVVCASADLPFAQARFCGAEGIEGVQMGSAFRNPEFLTDYGVQMTDGGFAGLAARAVVVINPDGNVAYTELVPEVGQEPDYDAALGAL; translated from the coding sequence ATGGCAGACATCACCCTCGGGGGCAACCCCGTCCACACCAACGGCGACCTTCCGGCGCAGGGGCAACCCGCCCCTGGATTCACGCTCACCAAGAGCGACATGACCCCACTCACCCTCGATGACCTGGCCGGCCAGAACGTCCTGCTGAACATCTTTCCCAGCGTCGACACCGGGGTGTGCGCCCAGAGCGTCCGCACCTTCAACGAGCGGGCCGCAGACCTGGAGAACACCACCGTTGTCTGTGCGTCGGCCGACCTCCCGTTCGCCCAGGCCCGCTTCTGCGGTGCCGAGGGCATCGAGGGTGTGCAGATGGGTTCCGCCTTCCGCAACCCCGAGTTCCTGACCGACTACGGGGTGCAGATGACCGATGGCGGCTTCGCCGGTCTGGCTGCGCGTGCGGTGGTCGTCATCAACCCCGACGGCAACGTCGCCTACACCGAACTGGTCCCCGAGGTCGGGCAGGAGCCCGACTACGACGCCGCCCTCGGCGCGTTGTAG
- a CDS encoding sigma-70 family RNA polymerase sigma factor encodes MSRTVPEDLLDLYFNELGTVNLLTAQDEVRLAKAIEAGNEAAEILESGDFKKNDKRRLERQVREGQDAFNHFVSANLRLVVNIAAKFSNRTKLGLDELIQEGNLGLIRAVEKFEWRKGFKFSTYATWWIRQAIQRGIAANERTIRLPVAMHDAVVKIRAARSRLEAENGEEPTIEELAEATRLTPAKVEDALEHMRSVASLDRQVGDDSDSSELGDFVATEPDSFTDEVADNEVRGELRSAVSHLDDRSAYVLTRRFGLDGRDPLTLDALGKELDISRESVRKIEGRALESLRRDMAGVGAADVA; translated from the coding sequence TTGAGCAGAACCGTTCCTGAGGACCTCCTGGACCTCTACTTCAACGAACTCGGCACCGTGAACCTCCTCACGGCGCAGGACGAAGTTCGCCTTGCCAAGGCCATCGAGGCCGGCAACGAGGCAGCTGAGATCCTCGAGTCCGGCGACTTCAAGAAGAACGACAAGCGTCGGCTCGAGCGTCAGGTTCGCGAGGGACAGGACGCGTTCAACCACTTCGTCTCCGCCAACCTCCGGTTGGTGGTCAACATCGCTGCCAAGTTCTCCAACCGCACCAAGCTGGGGCTGGACGAGCTCATCCAAGAAGGAAACCTGGGCCTCATCCGCGCCGTCGAGAAGTTCGAGTGGCGCAAGGGCTTCAAGTTCTCCACCTACGCAACGTGGTGGATCCGTCAGGCCATCCAGCGTGGCATCGCCGCCAACGAGCGGACGATTCGCCTGCCCGTGGCCATGCACGACGCGGTCGTGAAGATCCGCGCTGCCCGGTCGCGTCTCGAGGCCGAGAACGGCGAGGAGCCCACGATCGAGGAGCTGGCCGAGGCCACGCGTCTGACGCCCGCGAAGGTCGAGGATGCGCTGGAGCACATGCGCTCCGTGGCGTCGCTGGACCGGCAGGTGGGCGATGACTCCGACTCGAGCGAGTTGGGTGACTTCGTGGCCACCGAGCCGGACTCGTTCACCGACGAGGTTGCCGACAACGAGGTCCGTGGCGAGCTGCGCAGTGCGGTCAGCCACCTGGACGACCGGTCGGCCTACGTGCTGACCCGTCGCTTCGGCCTCGACGGTCGCGACCCGCTCACGCTGGATGCGCTGGGCAAGGAGCTCGACATCTCCCGCGAGTCGGTCCGAAAGATCGAGGGCCGCGCGCTGGAGAGCCTGCGCCGCGACATGGCGGGCGTCGGAGCAGCCGACGTCGCCTGA
- a CDS encoding helix-turn-helix domain-containing protein produces MSDLAAVPPAPDRADDDAQESHEKPPLLRELAGQVLRQRRQQAGDRLIDIARRAGVSPQYLSEIERGVKDPSSEILSAVADALGMTLDDLLVEIGRRRGLELQDHRRHLVPVPDVDRADQDGMVSPLPAGPEVALPNRWWDEPRCQAA; encoded by the coding sequence ATGAGCGACCTGGCTGCTGTGCCCCCCGCCCCGGACCGTGCCGACGACGACGCCCAGGAGTCGCATGAGAAGCCGCCGCTCCTCCGCGAGTTGGCCGGCCAGGTCCTGCGACAGCGACGGCAGCAGGCCGGCGACCGTCTGATCGACATCGCCCGCCGCGCTGGCGTGTCGCCCCAGTACCTCTCCGAGATCGAGCGGGGCGTGAAGGATCCCTCCTCCGAGATCCTCTCCGCCGTCGCTGATGCCCTCGGGATGACGCTCGACGACCTCCTCGTCGAGATCGGGCGACGGCGAGGTCTGGAACTACAGGACCACCGACGGCACCTGGTCCCGGTGCCGGACGTCGACCGGGCCGACCAGGACGGGATGGTCAGTCCGCTCCCCGCCGGTCCTGAGGTGGCGTTGCCGAACCGGTGGTGGGACGAGCCACGGTGTCAGGCGGCGTAA
- a CDS encoding ClpP family protease — protein MTTMSMSTYTIPNVTQRTPTGERSMDLYSRLLAERIVYLSTPIDHGVANSLIGQLIHLESEHATRPIDFYISSPGGSIGATLGVYDAMTYIAPPVHTVCVGEAGATAALLLAAGQPGARRMMPNARVTLHQPGTQGRRAAIPDLIVEAEELARVRSVLEEILAQHTGRDVAQVREDTERDLVLGAEEAVEYGLVDAVLQSRKRSVDDANT, from the coding sequence ATGACCACGATGTCCATGAGCACCTACACGATCCCCAACGTCACCCAGCGCACCCCGACGGGTGAGCGGTCCATGGACCTGTACAGCCGGCTGCTGGCCGAGCGGATCGTCTACCTGTCCACCCCGATCGACCACGGCGTCGCGAACAGCCTGATCGGTCAGCTGATCCACCTCGAGTCCGAGCACGCGACGCGGCCGATCGACTTCTACATCAGCTCACCTGGTGGGTCGATCGGGGCAACCCTCGGCGTGTACGACGCGATGACCTACATCGCCCCGCCGGTCCACACGGTCTGCGTCGGTGAGGCCGGGGCCACGGCAGCCCTGCTGCTGGCGGCCGGACAGCCGGGTGCCCGCCGGATGATGCCGAACGCCCGGGTGACGCTGCACCAGCCGGGCACCCAGGGCCGGCGTGCGGCCATCCCGGACCTGATCGTCGAGGCGGAGGAGTTGGCGCGCGTCCGGTCGGTGCTGGAGGAGATCCTCGCGCAGCACACCGGCCGGGACGTCGCTCAGGTGCGCGAGGACACCGAGCGTGACCTGGTGCTGGGGGCAGAGGAGGCGGTGGAGTACGGCCTGGTCGACGCGGTACTGCAGTCGCGGAAGCGCAGCGTGGACGACGCGAACACGTGA